In Mycolicibacterium phocaicum, one DNA window encodes the following:
- a CDS encoding MFS transporter gives MKPSLYAVAASLYLAEYTLYSNSSATVLLNASIADFFHLPYGRAAYVGVAFLAGFCATLLPAGLRLHRCRPITTFYVSSAALAVLGIAASLSPSFSVLVLVRFLQGATSAVLAPQLFRIARQQFYPDHHTAFLGTWGLVVSASALCSPLITAVLNDTWGWRAFPYETVLTTIVSIPLLAWGAHGRAPEPDATAENSRRGGGLIIGVGLAQVVIFLAIGAASEPATKVLLSALATGLGVVVIGTCRSSAGDGGRRPVLYRSLIIVFVAGIATNVFTLVVIYVLQRMQSFSSYRAALVLVPMAVVAGLLPISKFGRPGDTAKNIRLVGYGAACLALAGCWVAVTADEMGSLLIGATVMGGAMGFLWSSLATNVLTNSVRVTFDSAVYHYLRALGAAIGVSVGATAIGGFESAHRLFVFAGVSIAAAGLIASVAARPVTRVEVRR, from the coding sequence ATGAAGCCATCTCTCTATGCCGTTGCGGCGTCGCTGTACCTCGCTGAGTACACCCTCTATTCGAATTCCTCCGCGACCGTTCTCCTGAACGCGTCGATCGCGGACTTCTTCCATCTGCCCTACGGCCGTGCCGCGTACGTCGGCGTGGCTTTCCTGGCCGGTTTCTGCGCGACCCTGCTGCCGGCCGGCCTGCGGCTGCACCGCTGCCGGCCGATCACCACGTTCTACGTCAGTTCAGCAGCGCTCGCGGTACTCGGCATCGCCGCCAGCCTCAGCCCGTCGTTCTCTGTACTCGTCCTCGTCCGGTTCCTGCAGGGCGCTACGTCGGCCGTACTGGCACCGCAGTTGTTCCGGATCGCACGGCAGCAGTTCTATCCCGATCACCACACGGCCTTCCTGGGCACCTGGGGTCTGGTGGTGTCAGCATCGGCGCTGTGTTCGCCGTTGATCACCGCGGTACTCAACGACACGTGGGGCTGGCGAGCCTTCCCGTACGAGACAGTGCTGACCACCATCGTGTCGATTCCACTGCTGGCGTGGGGCGCACATGGCAGGGCACCTGAGCCCGACGCCACGGCCGAGAACTCCCGCCGGGGCGGGGGTTTGATCATCGGTGTCGGCCTGGCGCAGGTCGTCATCTTCCTCGCGATCGGGGCGGCCAGCGAGCCAGCGACCAAGGTCCTGCTCAGCGCGCTGGCGACGGGGCTGGGCGTCGTGGTCATCGGCACCTGCCGATCGTCGGCGGGAGACGGAGGCCGGCGGCCAGTGCTGTACCGCAGCCTCATCATCGTGTTCGTGGCGGGCATCGCGACCAACGTCTTCACCCTGGTGGTGATCTATGTCCTGCAACGGATGCAATCGTTCAGCTCCTACCGGGCCGCGCTCGTTCTGGTACCCATGGCGGTGGTCGCGGGCCTGCTGCCGATTTCGAAGTTCGGCCGTCCCGGCGATACCGCGAAGAACATCCGGCTGGTGGGTTACGGCGCGGCGTGCCTGGCGCTGGCCGGTTGCTGGGTCGCAGTGACCGCCGACGAGATGGGTTCGTTGCTGATCGGCGCCACGGTGATGGGCGGCGCCATGGGCTTCCTATGGAGTTCACTGGCCACGAACGTACTGACGAATTCCGTTCGGGTCACGTTTGATTCGGCGGTGTACCACTACCTGCGGGCGTTGGGGGCGGCCATCGGGGTGTCGGTCGGCGCGACGGCAATCGGCGGCTTCGAGAGTGCGCACCGCCTGTTCGTCTTCGCCGGGGTGTCGATCGCCGCCGCCGGCCTCATTGCATCCGTCGCGGCACGGCCGGTCACTCGTGTAGAGGTCCGGCGGTGA
- a CDS encoding cutinase family protein, with product MLIRQLRSSGVAGAAVLLTVTAPLIITGATPVAAADDCPDAEVIFARGTDEPAGMGRVGDALVDSLRKQASGLIIRSYAVDYKATITQRHSGEGAKDAIEHIKSTAAACPNTKIVLGGYSQGASVVNIVAGFSGINWGSPLPPEYTKNIAAVATFGNQADRTDGAPPTQNSPLSPKAIDLCNPADPICHAGAGNSWSGHTQGYVPAYTDQAAAFIVSKLLAGSPRTTPGYGALPGPPPGYGALPGPPPGYDPQSGYGLQPPSAVPSTAPTSTPVPASPSPVPGLV from the coding sequence ATGCTGATTCGCCAACTCCGTAGCTCCGGCGTTGCCGGCGCTGCGGTGCTGCTGACCGTCACGGCCCCGCTCATCATCACGGGTGCGACTCCGGTGGCTGCTGCCGACGACTGCCCCGACGCCGAAGTCATCTTTGCGCGCGGGACCGATGAGCCGGCGGGGATGGGCCGGGTCGGTGATGCCCTCGTCGACTCGCTGCGTAAGCAGGCCAGTGGCCTGATCATCCGGTCGTACGCGGTCGACTACAAGGCCACCATCACACAGCGGCACAGTGGTGAGGGCGCCAAGGATGCGATCGAACACATCAAATCCACCGCGGCCGCCTGTCCCAACACCAAGATCGTTCTGGGCGGCTATTCGCAGGGCGCGAGTGTGGTCAACATTGTGGCCGGTTTCTCCGGTATCAACTGGGGTAGCCCGCTGCCGCCCGAGTACACGAAGAACATCGCGGCCGTTGCGACGTTCGGCAATCAGGCCGACCGTACCGACGGAGCGCCACCAACTCAGAATTCGCCGCTGAGTCCCAAAGCGATCGACCTGTGTAATCCTGCCGACCCGATCTGTCACGCCGGTGCGGGCAATTCCTGGAGCGGTCATACACAGGGTTACGTCCCTGCGTACACCGATCAGGCCGCGGCCTTCATCGTGTCCAAGCTTCTCGCCGGTTCTCCTCGGACAACGCCCGGGTACGGGGCGCTGCCGGGTCCGCCGCCGGGGTATGGCGCACTGCCCGGCCCGCCGCCGGGGTACGACCCGCAATCGGGCTATGGCCTGCAGCCGCCCAGCGCGGTCCCGTCGACCGCACCCACGTCAACGCCCGTGCCGGCGTCGCCGTCTCCGGTACCCGGTTTGGTCTGA
- a CDS encoding NAD(P)/FAD-dependent oxidoreductase: MLAQGFDVVIVGARCAGSPLATMLARQGVNVAVLERATFPRDTLSTHIFEADGLAFLDRLGVTDQLHATGAPFMMRSNSRAEDFRFNVEWPQRAGDVGGSASVRRTLLDPILVGAAEQAGAEVRMAADVTGLVQDDGRVTGVRVRTRGREDELRARLVVGADGRNSTVANLVAARKYNVVPNQRFAYWAFFEGANMPAEPTNVFHRWADKFVISAAADNGLYQVIVIPELSELPRFRANLERSFMEHALSCEPVAEALEGAQRVGKLFGMVHYNGFFRDPCGPGWMLVGDAGHFKDPAPGRGIGDAFAQVDAAVPKIMAGLGGSLEVQDAALTMWGRWRDHEFSDHYWFANDLGKAGRVPAVFPQMVADLHDKGQIGRFLDLFTHREKPSQVLSPGRLFGSAGRLLRRRPQGRRALMNEVRTLVGENARHQFLNHRHAYATAAEALKPAGATEVDATSTA, translated from the coding sequence ATGTTGGCCCAGGGATTTGATGTCGTCATCGTCGGCGCTCGATGTGCCGGCTCGCCGCTGGCCACGATGCTGGCGCGGCAGGGTGTGAACGTTGCGGTACTCGAACGCGCGACATTTCCGCGAGACACCCTGTCGACCCACATCTTCGAGGCCGACGGGTTGGCTTTCCTCGATCGGCTCGGCGTGACGGATCAGCTGCACGCAACCGGTGCGCCGTTCATGATGCGGTCCAATTCCCGCGCCGAGGACTTCCGATTCAATGTCGAATGGCCACAACGCGCAGGCGATGTCGGAGGTAGTGCCTCGGTCCGGCGCACCCTGCTCGACCCGATCCTCGTCGGTGCCGCCGAGCAGGCGGGGGCTGAAGTGCGAATGGCTGCCGATGTCACGGGCCTGGTGCAGGACGACGGCCGGGTCACCGGCGTGCGCGTCCGGACTCGCGGCCGGGAGGACGAGCTGCGTGCCCGGCTGGTCGTCGGCGCAGACGGTCGTAACTCGACCGTCGCCAATCTTGTTGCGGCACGGAAGTACAACGTCGTGCCCAATCAACGGTTCGCGTACTGGGCTTTCTTCGAGGGCGCGAACATGCCGGCGGAACCGACCAATGTGTTCCATCGGTGGGCCGACAAGTTCGTGATCAGCGCCGCAGCCGACAACGGGCTGTATCAGGTCATCGTGATCCCCGAGTTGAGCGAGCTCCCGCGATTCCGCGCCAACCTCGAACGCAGCTTCATGGAACACGCCCTCAGTTGTGAACCGGTGGCCGAGGCGCTCGAGGGTGCTCAGCGGGTCGGCAAGTTGTTCGGGATGGTCCACTACAACGGTTTCTTCCGGGACCCGTGCGGGCCGGGGTGGATGTTGGTCGGCGACGCCGGCCATTTCAAGGACCCGGCGCCGGGCCGGGGGATCGGTGACGCGTTCGCACAGGTCGACGCGGCGGTGCCGAAAATCATGGCGGGGCTGGGCGGTTCACTGGAGGTGCAGGACGCGGCGCTGACGATGTGGGGCCGGTGGCGCGATCACGAATTCTCCGATCATTATTGGTTCGCCAACGATCTGGGCAAGGCGGGCCGAGTGCCGGCCGTCTTCCCGCAGATGGTGGCGGACCTGCACGACAAAGGGCAGATCGGGCGGTTCCTCGATCTCTTCACGCACCGGGAGAAGCCGTCGCAGGTGCTGAGCCCGGGCCGGTTGTTCGGCTCGGCGGGGCGGCTCCTGCGACGCAGACCTCAAGGCAGGCGCGCCCTGATGAACGAGGTGCGGACGCTGGTCGGCGAAAATGCGCGTCATCAGTTCCTCAACCACCGCCACGCGTACGCGACGGCGGCCGAGGCGCTGAAACCCGCTGGTGCGACAGAGGTTGACGCCACCAGCACAGCGTGA
- the ygiD gene encoding 4,5-DOPA-extradiol-dioxygenase produces the protein MPAAFIGHGSPMNAVERNRYTAAWTEFGQSVPRPRAILVISAHWYINATAVTAMAQPRTIHDFYGFPQELFGVQYPAPGLPQLADEIAETVKPTWVGADRDSWGIDHGTWSVLVHAFPDASIPVVQLSINAEKPLEEHVALGAQLAELRSRGVLIVGSGNIVHNLRAMNTRLPDSGFDWATRFDDAAADLLTAAPADILRLREHPDFAAAAPTPDHFIPMLYFAGLCAAADTPAHVLVDGYTYGSLSMTSYTLT, from the coding sequence ATGCCCGCCGCGTTCATCGGGCATGGCAGTCCGATGAACGCCGTGGAACGCAACCGGTACACAGCCGCATGGACGGAATTCGGCCAGTCGGTGCCACGGCCCCGGGCGATCCTGGTGATCAGTGCGCACTGGTACATCAACGCCACCGCGGTCACCGCGATGGCGCAGCCCCGCACCATCCACGACTTCTACGGCTTCCCACAGGAGTTGTTCGGTGTGCAGTACCCGGCGCCGGGACTGCCCCAGCTGGCCGACGAGATCGCCGAGACCGTCAAACCCACCTGGGTCGGCGCTGACCGGGACAGCTGGGGCATCGACCACGGCACCTGGTCGGTATTGGTGCATGCCTTCCCGGATGCCTCGATCCCGGTGGTGCAGTTGTCGATCAACGCCGAGAAGCCGCTGGAGGAACACGTCGCGCTGGGCGCACAACTGGCCGAGTTGCGCAGCCGCGGCGTGCTGATCGTCGGCAGCGGCAACATCGTGCACAACCTGCGGGCCATGAACACACGGCTTCCCGACAGCGGATTCGATTGGGCCACAAGGTTTGACGATGCAGCGGCCGATCTGCTGACCGCCGCACCCGCGGACATTCTGCGCCTTCGGGAACATCCCGACTTCGCCGCCGCCGCACCGACACCGGACCACTTCATCCCGATGCTCTATTTCGCCGGGCTGTGCGCCGCCGCCGACACCCCTGCGCACGTGCTCGTCGACGGCTATACCTACGGGTCGCTGTCGATGACGTCGTACACCCTGACCTGA
- a CDS encoding FAD-binding protein, which yields MIPETVSAQSISSFSDEVDVLVVGLGMAGGCAAVEAAAAGARVLVLERAAVAGGTTAMAGGHFYLGGGTAVQEASGHNDSAGEMAAYLTAVSKEPVPELINAYCGGSAEHFRWLEALGFEFERSYYPHKAVIQPETQGLMYTGNEQVWPFREQAVPAPRGHKVPVPGDTGGAGMVVKLLVERLGELRVEIRYETGVSALVVDGDRVVGATWKHFGETGAVRAKSVVLTTGGFVMNREMLAAHVPRLADERVFALGSTYDDGSGIRMGQAVGAATKYLDQAFMTAPVYPPATLLTGLIVNRNGDRFVAEDSYHARTSAFALEQPDSVAYLVVDSRHVEMPTMPLVQLIDGWEEVAEMEAALGIPAGRLQSSLDRYNAYAARGEDPDFHKAATYLEPQDVGPWAAFDLSLGKAFYSGFTLGGLAISADGAVLRDDGSAVAGLYAAGACTSTIAQDAKGYSSGTQLGAGSFFGRRAGRAAARAATREECR from the coding sequence ATGATTCCGGAAACAGTTTCCGCACAAAGTATTTCGTCGTTCTCCGACGAGGTCGACGTACTCGTTGTCGGACTCGGCATGGCAGGCGGATGCGCGGCCGTCGAAGCAGCCGCCGCGGGCGCGCGTGTGCTCGTACTCGAGCGGGCCGCGGTGGCCGGCGGCACCACGGCGATGGCGGGCGGCCACTTCTATCTCGGCGGCGGCACCGCGGTACAGGAGGCCAGCGGCCACAACGACTCCGCCGGCGAGATGGCCGCCTATCTGACTGCCGTCTCGAAAGAGCCTGTGCCGGAACTGATCAACGCCTACTGCGGCGGCAGTGCCGAACATTTCCGGTGGCTGGAAGCTCTCGGATTCGAGTTCGAGCGCAGTTACTACCCGCACAAGGCCGTCATTCAGCCGGAGACGCAGGGCCTGATGTACACCGGCAATGAGCAGGTGTGGCCGTTCCGCGAGCAGGCGGTTCCGGCACCACGGGGCCACAAGGTCCCGGTACCCGGCGATACCGGCGGCGCGGGCATGGTCGTCAAGCTTCTCGTCGAGCGACTGGGCGAACTCCGCGTGGAAATCCGTTACGAGACAGGGGTGTCCGCCCTCGTCGTCGACGGCGACCGGGTCGTCGGCGCAACCTGGAAGCACTTCGGTGAGACGGGTGCAGTGCGGGCGAAGTCCGTCGTCCTGACCACCGGCGGCTTCGTGATGAACCGCGAGATGCTGGCGGCGCACGTGCCGCGACTGGCCGACGAGCGCGTCTTTGCCTTGGGCAGCACCTATGACGACGGCAGCGGTATCCGCATGGGTCAAGCTGTCGGTGCCGCAACCAAATACCTGGACCAGGCGTTCATGACAGCCCCGGTCTATCCGCCTGCCACACTCCTCACCGGTCTGATCGTGAACCGCAACGGGGACCGGTTCGTCGCCGAAGACTCTTATCACGCAAGAACTTCCGCCTTCGCCCTCGAGCAGCCCGACAGCGTCGCGTACCTCGTCGTCGATTCACGACATGTCGAGATGCCGACCATGCCGTTGGTTCAGTTGATCGACGGCTGGGAAGAGGTCGCCGAGATGGAAGCGGCCCTCGGTATCCCGGCCGGCCGGTTGCAGTCCTCGCTCGACCGGTACAACGCCTACGCGGCCCGCGGCGAGGACCCCGACTTCCACAAGGCGGCAACGTATCTGGAGCCACAGGACGTCGGACCGTGGGCGGCATTCGACCTGAGTCTGGGCAAGGCGTTCTACAGCGGCTTCACCCTCGGGGGCCTGGCGATCTCGGCCGACGGCGCGGTGCTACGCGACGACGGCAGCGCCGTTGCCGGGCTGTATGCCGCCGGCGCCTGTACGTCCACCATCGCGCAGGACGCCAAGGGGTACTCCAGCGGCACCCAGTTGGGCGCGGGTTCATTCTTCGGTCGGCGAGCGGGTCGCGCTGCCGCCCGAGCGGCAACCCGGGAGGAATGTCGGTAG
- a CDS encoding VOC family protein, with amino-acid sequence MTVSYGPICQTAWVTEDIEATEQLLSRQFGVGSWVRLPNIEFGPETCRLHGEPADFTAHISMSYSGDMQLELIQPVRGVSIYTEFLQRSGPGLHHVCFEPGDFDAAVASAQEQGLAIVQQGEMSGGLMRFAYIDGASAGVPYIELGEFSPEIRAMFEHIKKTAAGA; translated from the coding sequence ATGACCGTCTCGTATGGACCGATCTGCCAAACCGCCTGGGTCACTGAAGACATCGAGGCAACCGAGCAGCTGCTGAGCAGGCAGTTCGGCGTCGGGTCATGGGTCCGGTTGCCCAACATCGAGTTCGGGCCGGAAACCTGCCGCCTCCACGGGGAGCCGGCGGATTTCACCGCCCACATCTCGATGTCCTACTCGGGCGACATGCAGCTGGAGCTGATCCAGCCGGTGCGCGGCGTCAGCATCTATACCGAATTCCTGCAGCGCAGCGGACCGGGCCTGCACCATGTGTGCTTCGAACCAGGTGATTTCGACGCGGCCGTGGCGTCGGCACAGGAACAGGGGCTGGCCATCGTGCAACAGGGTGAGATGTCCGGTGGATTGATGCGTTTCGCCTATATCGACGGAGCATCGGCCGGGGTGCCATACATCGAACTCGGCGAGTTCAGTCCCGAGATTCGGGCGATGTTCGAGCACATCAAGAAGACCGCGGCAGGTGCGTGA
- a CDS encoding TetR family transcriptional regulator — translation MSRTDARTQLLLAGERLIAEFGPEVSLRDVAVAAGQRNNSAVHYHFGSRDGLIKAIIGHRQAPLEQARLTLLAEHESAGEPDDSITALVAILVEPLFDTPYSDGSSHYARFLERVRNHPVMAELTLTAEQWPATRILTTRLLRALDHLPEALRRQRMAAMASVMYTLLADHERHVEEHRDAVRGALSEAEARDNIVAMVVGLLTAPMPALIEPR, via the coding sequence GTGAGTCGGACCGATGCACGCACGCAGCTGCTTCTCGCCGGCGAACGCCTGATCGCGGAATTCGGCCCCGAGGTGTCGCTGCGCGACGTCGCGGTGGCTGCGGGGCAGCGGAACAATTCGGCCGTCCACTATCACTTCGGATCACGAGATGGCTTGATAAAGGCCATCATCGGTCATCGCCAGGCCCCCTTGGAGCAGGCGCGGCTGACGCTGCTGGCCGAGCACGAAAGTGCCGGGGAGCCCGACGACAGCATCACCGCCCTGGTGGCCATCCTGGTCGAGCCGCTGTTCGATACTCCGTATTCCGACGGATCGAGCCACTACGCCCGTTTTCTCGAACGCGTGCGCAATCATCCGGTCATGGCCGAGCTCACCCTGACGGCGGAGCAGTGGCCGGCCACCCGGATCCTCACCACCCGGCTGCTGCGGGCCCTCGATCACCTACCGGAAGCGCTTCGGCGCCAACGCATGGCGGCGATGGCGTCGGTCATGTACACGCTGCTCGCCGACCACGAACGTCACGTGGAGGAGCATCGCGACGCGGTCCGCGGTGCCCTGAGTGAGGCCGAGGCAAGGGACAACATCGTCGCCATGGTGGTCGGTCTGCTCACCGCACCGATGCCCGCCCTGATCGAACCCCGGTGA
- a CDS encoding Rieske 2Fe-2S domain-containing protein, protein MSVTDQEQPDVRQIEAGENPTRFARGWHCLGLIRDFNDGAPHQIDAFGMSLVVFADSQGRLNVLDAYCRHMGGNLAYGSVKGDSIACPFHDWRWGGDGKCTLVPYAKRTPRLARTRSWLTLERNGQLFVWHDPQGNTPPPEVDIPEIEDYGTDAWTDWTWNIQLIEGSHCREIVDNNVDMAHFFYVHYAFPRNFKNIFEGHVATQVMDSTPRDDMVVSTFHDPTSILYSEASYFGPSYMIDRLRSVSNGMTVETILINSHYPVSPNSFVLQYGAIVKKLPGMTEAENAELARTFIEGVQTGFEQDVEIWKHKARIDNPLLTEEDGPVYQQRRWYEQFYVDVEDVTPDMTDRFEYEIDTTHSIESWEAEVADNLAALASGSLSQQDSAFTGLAVAE, encoded by the coding sequence ATGTCGGTCACGGACCAGGAGCAGCCAGACGTCCGGCAGATCGAGGCGGGGGAGAACCCGACCAGGTTCGCCCGCGGCTGGCACTGCCTCGGCCTGATCCGTGACTTCAACGACGGTGCGCCCCATCAGATCGACGCGTTCGGTATGTCGTTGGTGGTCTTTGCCGACAGTCAGGGCCGGCTCAACGTGCTCGACGCCTACTGCCGGCACATGGGTGGCAACCTCGCGTACGGCAGCGTCAAGGGCGACTCGATCGCGTGCCCGTTCCACGACTGGCGCTGGGGCGGTGACGGCAAATGCACCTTGGTGCCCTACGCCAAGCGGACGCCGCGGCTGGCGCGGACCCGGTCGTGGCTCACACTCGAACGCAACGGACAACTGTTCGTCTGGCACGACCCGCAGGGCAACACCCCGCCGCCGGAAGTCGACATCCCCGAGATCGAGGACTACGGCACGGACGCCTGGACCGACTGGACCTGGAACATTCAGCTCATCGAAGGTTCGCACTGCCGCGAGATCGTCGACAACAACGTCGACATGGCGCATTTCTTCTACGTGCACTACGCGTTTCCCCGGAACTTCAAGAACATCTTCGAAGGCCATGTCGCCACCCAGGTGATGGACTCGACGCCGCGGGATGACATGGTCGTCAGCACCTTCCACGACCCGACGTCCATTCTCTATTCGGAGGCTTCGTATTTCGGGCCCTCGTACATGATCGACCGGCTGCGCAGCGTGTCCAACGGAATGACCGTCGAGACCATCCTGATCAACTCGCATTACCCGGTCAGCCCGAACTCGTTCGTACTGCAGTACGGCGCCATCGTCAAGAAGCTGCCGGGTATGACCGAGGCGGAAAACGCCGAACTCGCACGGACTTTCATCGAGGGTGTGCAGACCGGCTTCGAGCAGGACGTCGAAATCTGGAAGCACAAGGCCCGCATCGACAACCCGCTGCTCACCGAGGAAGACGGCCCGGTGTATCAGCAGCGCCGCTGGTACGAGCAGTTCTATGTCGACGTCGAGGACGTGACACCGGATATGACCGACCGCTTCGAGTACGAGATCGACACCACGCATTCCATCGAGAGCTGGGAAGCCGAAGTGGCGGACAATCTGGCTGCCCTGGCGTCGGGCTCTCTGTCACAACAGGATTCAGCCTTCACCGGATTGGCTGTGGCCGAGTAG
- a CDS encoding QsdR family transcriptional regulator: MSGADSTTPAPSTRLGTALSRQAAVDAATRLYLAGEPVDMSALAAELGIGRSTLYRLVGNREDLLAIVLAEATERTFRRTVADMAAEAGSDTEPPGGTEYILAVMDRFLNAVVDAKPLQAVSQREPLLIVRLMLLPGLVEQTAGRLVGELLDAEVAAGRMELPLPTATFGLALIRMCDAHLYAPLLGGGAPEIGTALDLVAALLGHSQSGEG; the protein is encoded by the coding sequence ATGTCCGGAGCTGATTCGACGACGCCCGCCCCGTCCACGCGACTGGGCACGGCCTTGAGCCGCCAGGCCGCGGTCGACGCGGCGACCCGGCTCTACCTGGCGGGCGAGCCGGTCGACATGTCGGCACTGGCCGCCGAACTCGGCATCGGTCGCTCGACCCTCTACCGGCTCGTCGGCAACCGGGAAGACCTGCTGGCCATCGTGCTGGCCGAGGCCACCGAACGCACCTTTCGGCGCACCGTCGCCGACATGGCCGCCGAGGCCGGATCCGACACCGAACCACCCGGCGGCACCGAATACATCCTTGCGGTGATGGACCGCTTTCTGAATGCGGTTGTCGACGCCAAACCGCTGCAGGCGGTGTCGCAGCGTGAGCCGCTCCTGATCGTGCGGCTCATGCTGCTGCCCGGACTCGTGGAACAGACCGCGGGTCGCCTGGTGGGAGAACTCCTCGACGCCGAGGTAGCCGCCGGCCGAATGGAATTGCCGCTACCCACCGCCACTTTCGGCCTCGCGCTCATCCGCATGTGCGACGCGCATCTGTACGCGCCGCTGCTGGGCGGCGGCGCCCCCGAGATCGGTACCGCGCTCGACCTGGTGGCCGCCCTACTCGGCCACAGCCAATCCGGTGAAGGCTGA
- a CDS encoding SDR family oxidoreductase, whose protein sequence is MSTRFEGKTAIVTGASRGIGYAIAQRLVDEGAKVVITARKQEALDAAVEALGGPDVALAVAGRGDDTEHQDAVVAKTLEKFGTIDYFVNNTGINPVYGPLMDIDMDAARKILEVNVLSALSWVQKVNRAWQREHGGAIVNVASIAGLRPAPGIAMYGVSKAAVIHLTEELAVELGPNIRVNAVAPAVVKTRFATALYEGREEEVSSHYALKRLGVPEDIGSVVAFLLSDDAGWMTGQTLTIDGGVLLGGGV, encoded by the coding sequence ATGAGCACGCGATTCGAAGGAAAAACCGCGATCGTCACGGGTGCCAGTCGTGGCATCGGATATGCCATCGCCCAGCGTCTGGTCGACGAGGGCGCCAAGGTGGTGATCACCGCCCGCAAGCAGGAAGCGCTCGACGCTGCCGTCGAGGCCCTCGGTGGCCCCGATGTCGCGCTGGCCGTGGCCGGCCGCGGCGACGACACCGAGCACCAGGATGCCGTGGTGGCCAAGACCCTCGAAAAGTTCGGGACCATCGACTATTTCGTCAACAACACCGGCATCAACCCGGTGTACGGGCCGCTCATGGACATCGACATGGACGCCGCGCGCAAGATTCTCGAAGTCAACGTGCTGTCCGCCCTGTCGTGGGTGCAGAAGGTGAACCGGGCCTGGCAGCGTGAGCACGGCGGCGCGATCGTCAACGTCGCCTCCATCGCCGGGCTGCGCCCGGCCCCTGGCATCGCAATGTACGGCGTCTCGAAAGCCGCGGTCATCCACCTCACCGAGGAGCTGGCTGTCGAGCTGGGCCCGAACATCCGCGTCAACGCCGTCGCGCCCGCCGTCGTCAAGACGCGCTTCGCGACGGCGCTGTACGAAGGCCGCGAAGAAGAGGTCAGCTCGCACTACGCACTGAAACGCCTTGGGGTGCCGGAAGATATCGGCTCGGTGGTGGCGTTCCTGCTGTCCGACGACGCCGGCTGGATGACCGGTCAGACCCTGACGATCGACGGCGGCGTGCTGCTGGGCGGCGGCGTCTGA
- a CDS encoding phosphotransferase family protein has translation MAADTHLELPGLDLDRLGAWLSATVPGAGATLSATLIAGGKSNLTYRVTDGDSSWIVRRPPVGELLATAHDMSREYRMMSALAPTAVPVPAMYGFCDDASVLGAPFYVMAEIDGTPYRQAAELTALGAERTRLISERLVDTLVAVHSVDPASVGLADFGRPEGFLGRQVGRWHKQFAAARTRDLPVMEKLYDALSQRVPADSAPGIVHGDYRLDNVLFDSADRPAAVIDWELATIGDSLTDLALMVAYGRLAASGNGEVSDVSEAPGFLTEQEIIDRYHAGIDRPLGDFGFYLGLAFFKMAGIFEGIHYRYVNGQTVGDGFSFAGDAVHFLLDAGLNALKEH, from the coding sequence ATGGCCGCCGACACGCATCTCGAACTGCCGGGGCTGGACCTGGACCGCCTCGGTGCGTGGCTGTCGGCCACCGTGCCCGGCGCCGGTGCCACGCTGTCGGCGACGTTGATCGCCGGTGGCAAGTCGAACCTGACTTACCGCGTCACAGATGGCGATTCGTCGTGGATCGTCCGCCGGCCTCCCGTGGGCGAGTTGCTCGCCACGGCCCACGACATGAGTCGCGAATATCGGATGATGTCGGCGCTGGCGCCCACCGCGGTGCCCGTGCCCGCGATGTACGGATTCTGCGATGACGCTTCCGTGCTCGGCGCACCCTTCTATGTGATGGCCGAGATCGACGGCACGCCCTACCGGCAGGCCGCCGAACTGACGGCGCTGGGCGCCGAGCGCACCCGGCTCATCTCGGAGCGACTCGTCGACACCCTGGTCGCGGTGCATTCCGTCGATCCCGCCTCGGTAGGGCTCGCGGACTTCGGCCGGCCCGAAGGGTTCCTCGGGCGTCAGGTCGGCCGGTGGCACAAGCAGTTCGCGGCGGCCCGCACCCGGGACCTGCCCGTCATGGAAAAGCTCTATGACGCGCTGTCGCAGCGGGTTCCGGCCGATTCGGCACCCGGCATCGTGCACGGCGACTACCGCCTCGACAACGTGCTGTTCGATTCCGCGGACCGGCCCGCCGCCGTCATCGACTGGGAGTTGGCCACCATCGGCGACTCGCTCACCGATCTCGCGCTGATGGTGGCCTACGGGCGGTTGGCCGCATCGGGCAACGGGGAGGTCTCCGATGTCAGCGAAGCCCCCGGCTTCCTGACCGAACAGGAGATCATCGACCGCTACCACGCCGGAATCGACCGTCCGCTAGGTGATTTCGGCTTCTACCTCGGTCTCGCCTTCTTCAAGATGGCAGGAATCTTCGAAGGTATCCACTACCGCTATGTCAACGGGCAGACCGTCGGTGACGGATTCTCGTTCGCCGGTGACGCGGTGCACTTCCTGCTGGACGCCGGCCTCAACGCACTCAAGGAGCACTGA